The following are encoded in a window of Aromatoleum petrolei genomic DNA:
- a CDS encoding transporter substrate-binding domain-containing protein yields the protein MRKSLTALALCLSVAGLAAPAHAQLTGTLQKIKDSGAITIGHRESSVPFSYLDANQKPIGYAMDLCAKAVDAIKAELKLPSLQVNYQAVTSQNRIPLMQNGTIDLECGSTTNSVARQQQVGFSVAYFVTSVRMAVRKDSGVKDIGDLNGKPVVTTTGTTSDQLIKMNEKGKTIDVRNIYGKDHADSFLMVESARAAAFVMDDILLAGLIASSKNPANFEIVGPSLRDEPYAVMMRKDDAPIKAIVDKTLTGLMKSGEAEKLYAKWFMNPIPPRNVNLNFPMSAAVKAAFQNPTDKGVE from the coding sequence ATGCGCAAGTCCCTCACCGCCCTCGCCCTGTGCCTCTCCGTCGCCGGTCTCGCCGCGCCCGCCCATGCCCAGCTCACCGGCACATTGCAGAAGATCAAGGATTCCGGCGCGATCACGATCGGCCATCGCGAATCCTCGGTGCCTTTCTCCTACCTCGACGCCAACCAGAAGCCCATCGGCTACGCGATGGACCTGTGCGCCAAGGCCGTCGATGCGATCAAGGCCGAGCTGAAGCTGCCCAGCCTGCAGGTGAACTACCAGGCGGTGACCTCGCAGAACCGCATTCCGCTGATGCAGAACGGCACCATCGACCTCGAGTGCGGGTCGACCACCAACAGCGTCGCGCGCCAGCAGCAGGTCGGCTTCTCGGTGGCCTACTTCGTCACCAGCGTGCGCATGGCCGTGCGCAAGGACTCGGGCGTCAAGGACATCGGCGACCTCAACGGCAAGCCGGTCGTCACCACCACCGGCACGACGTCCGACCAGCTCATCAAGATGAACGAGAAGGGCAAGACCATCGACGTCAGGAACATCTACGGCAAGGACCACGCCGACTCCTTCCTGATGGTCGAGAGCGCCCGCGCCGCCGCCTTCGTCATGGATGACATCCTGCTCGCCGGCCTGATCGCCAGCTCCAAGAACCCGGCCAATTTCGAGATCGTCGGTCCATCGCTGCGTGACGAACCCTATGCGGTCATGATGCGCAAGGACGACGCACCGATCAAGGCGATCGTCGACAAGACCCTCACCGGCCTGATGAAGTCCGGCGAGGCCGAGAAACTGTACGCCAAGTGGTTCATGAACCCGATCCCGCCGCGCAACGTGAACCTCAACTTCCCGATGAGCGCGGCGGTGAAGGCCGCGTTCCAGAACCCGACCGACAAGGGCGTCGAGTAA
- a CDS encoding WD40 repeat domain-containing protein encodes MASSADGMVAELLTEERPARRSDKGGAGGLDPGADPSAIARRMRRRAIGLGILALLLAIVAIATLIARQVAELQRRQQAEVALSLQLVVTALRHLESDPDLSARAAADALRRTAEAAPFLRAQAEDAVRRSLDGSRLRLSLRGQAGRINAIAFSPDGSQVASAGQEGTVRLANVAEGSESPELRGHEGEVRDLALDPDGKTLASVGEDGRIVLWDVVRGERLRELPRQPEPLNAVAFGPDGEIVATVGQSPVVRLWDADSGGLLANLAGHKGQVHAVAFSPDGRHLATAGSDATLRVWDLLSGRVLQVLEGHTDAVLALAFSPDGRWLVSAGEDRRARLWEVGSGIAVRELAEQPGAIRAVAFSPDGSLLATGGSDGSALLWQVAGCTRADRECQPREPFAGDGNPVTDLAFDAAGTTLATSGADGRVKLWDLAFDHAGAIRSLAFSPDSNRIATAALGTGATVWDRASAKTLHRFAVPNGTTTRVAWSPDGTRIATAQGDGSATLWDAAGERPPLTLLGHAGRVNAIAFSSDGHRVVTGGRDGMVGVWDAASGTRRLWLRTGTAALNGVIFSRDGHSVLTAGADGALAQWNATDGKRLRSLQQQGDEILDLALSPDGSLLASAGTDRVVRLWGLTGGKQVRSLSGHAGAIDALAFSPDGRLLATAGRDRSARIWEVANGTERLVLPPQDGAVHALAFSPDGRMLATGGADRRVHFHPLDAAQVAAALRKRVTSGLTDAECAQYLDRTPCPP; translated from the coding sequence GTGGCATCATCTGCGGATGGCATGGTCGCGGAACTGCTGACGGAAGAGCGTCCGGCAAGACGCAGCGACAAGGGCGGTGCCGGCGGACTTGATCCCGGCGCGGATCCCTCCGCCATCGCGCGACGCATGCGGCGGCGCGCGATCGGGCTGGGCATCCTTGCGCTCCTGCTGGCCATTGTGGCAATCGCGACGCTGATCGCACGACAGGTGGCCGAACTGCAGCGCCGCCAGCAAGCCGAGGTCGCGCTGTCGCTGCAACTGGTCGTCACGGCCTTGCGCCATCTCGAATCCGATCCGGACCTGTCCGCCCGCGCGGCCGCCGATGCGCTGCGGCGCACTGCGGAGGCCGCGCCTTTCTTGCGCGCCCAGGCCGAGGACGCGGTGCGCCGCAGCCTCGACGGCAGCCGGCTGCGCCTGAGCTTGCGCGGGCAGGCGGGCCGCATCAATGCAATCGCCTTCAGCCCGGACGGCTCGCAGGTGGCGTCGGCCGGGCAGGAAGGGACGGTGCGCCTGGCGAATGTCGCCGAAGGCTCGGAGTCCCCGGAGTTGCGCGGACACGAGGGCGAGGTCCGCGATCTCGCCCTCGATCCCGACGGGAAGACCCTCGCGTCGGTGGGCGAGGACGGCCGCATCGTGCTGTGGGACGTGGTGCGCGGCGAACGGCTGCGCGAGCTGCCGCGACAGCCGGAGCCCTTGAACGCCGTCGCGTTCGGACCGGACGGGGAAATCGTCGCGACGGTGGGACAGAGCCCGGTCGTGCGGCTGTGGGACGCCGATTCCGGCGGCCTGCTCGCCAACCTCGCCGGCCACAAGGGGCAGGTGCACGCAGTCGCATTCAGCCCGGACGGACGTCATCTGGCGACCGCCGGCAGCGACGCAACGCTGCGTGTCTGGGATCTCCTGAGCGGGCGAGTACTGCAGGTGCTCGAGGGGCATACGGACGCGGTTCTTGCGCTCGCGTTCAGTCCGGACGGGCGCTGGCTCGTGAGCGCAGGCGAAGACCGCCGGGCACGCCTGTGGGAGGTCGGCAGCGGCATCGCGGTACGCGAGCTGGCCGAACAGCCCGGAGCGATCCGTGCCGTCGCATTCAGCCCGGACGGCAGCCTGCTGGCGACCGGCGGCTCGGACGGCTCCGCGCTGCTTTGGCAAGTGGCAGGTTGCACGCGCGCCGACCGTGAATGCCAGCCGCGTGAGCCCTTCGCCGGCGACGGCAACCCGGTCACCGACCTCGCTTTCGACGCCGCCGGGACCACGCTTGCAACGAGCGGAGCCGACGGCAGAGTCAAGCTGTGGGACCTCGCCTTCGACCACGCGGGGGCGATCCGCAGCCTCGCCTTCAGTCCCGACAGCAACCGGATCGCGACGGCGGCCCTCGGCACGGGTGCCACGGTGTGGGATCGCGCGAGCGCGAAGACCCTGCACAGGTTCGCCGTGCCAAACGGCACGACAACGCGCGTCGCATGGAGCCCGGACGGCACCCGCATCGCCACCGCGCAAGGCGACGGCAGCGCAACGCTGTGGGACGCCGCCGGCGAACGGCCGCCGCTGACGCTGCTCGGACATGCCGGGCGCGTAAATGCCATCGCCTTCAGCAGCGACGGACACCGCGTCGTCACCGGCGGACGCGACGGGATGGTCGGCGTGTGGGATGCCGCCAGCGGGACCCGGCGCCTGTGGTTGCGCACCGGCACCGCAGCGCTGAACGGTGTGATCTTCAGCCGCGACGGACACAGCGTGCTGACGGCAGGTGCCGACGGGGCACTCGCGCAATGGAATGCCACCGACGGCAAGCGGCTGCGCAGCCTGCAGCAACAGGGCGACGAGATCCTCGACCTTGCGCTGAGCCCTGACGGTTCGCTGCTCGCGAGTGCCGGCACCGACCGTGTGGTGCGCCTGTGGGGGCTGACGGGCGGAAAGCAGGTGCGCAGCCTGTCTGGGCATGCGGGCGCGATCGATGCGCTTGCATTCAGCCCCGACGGGCGCCTGCTGGCGACGGCCGGACGCGACCGCAGCGCGCGCATTTGGGAGGTCGCGAACGGCACGGAGCGGCTGGTGCTGCCGCCGCAGGATGGCGCCGTGCACGCACTGGCCTTCTCGCCCGACGGTCGCATGCTCGCGACCGGCGGCGCCGACCGGCGCGTGCATTTCCATCCCCTCGATGCGGCGCAGGTCGCGGCGGCGCTGCGCAAACGCGTCACCAGTGGCCTGACCGATGCGGAATGCGCACAATACCTCGACCGAACCCCCTGTCCGCCCTGA
- a CDS encoding aminotransferase class V-fold PLP-dependent enzyme: protein MPSLLPQPDPEGLLEYSVVYTDRALNHMSQRFQGVMRDISRVLKKVYGAAAAVVVPGSGTFGMEAVARQFATGKKCLVIRNGWFSYRWTQIFDMGAIPSECTVLKARQVAAGAQAPFAPAPIADVVAAIRETRPDLVFAPHVETASGMMLPDDYVRAVADAVREVGGLFVLDCIASGTIWVDMAASGVDILISAPQKGWSAPPCCALVMLGERARERIEATVSTSFACDLKKWLQIMEAYEKGGHAYHATMPTDALTALRDVMLETESYGFDKVKAEQQELGRRVRAVLAAHGFPSVAAPGFEAPGVVVCYTDDPEIQSGRKFIAEGLQTAAGVPLQCDEPADFRSFRIGLFGLDKLHTIERSVKSLEQALDAIRPA, encoded by the coding sequence ATGCCCAGCCTGCTGCCCCAACCCGATCCCGAAGGTCTGCTCGAATACTCGGTGGTGTATACCGACCGTGCGCTCAATCACATGTCGCAGCGCTTCCAGGGCGTCATGCGCGACATCTCGCGCGTGCTGAAAAAGGTGTATGGCGCCGCCGCCGCCGTCGTCGTGCCCGGCAGCGGCACCTTCGGCATGGAGGCCGTCGCGCGCCAGTTCGCGACCGGCAAGAAATGCCTGGTGATCCGCAATGGCTGGTTCAGCTACCGCTGGACGCAGATCTTCGACATGGGCGCCATCCCGTCCGAATGCACCGTGCTGAAGGCGCGACAGGTTGCAGCCGGGGCGCAGGCGCCCTTCGCGCCTGCTCCGATCGCCGACGTCGTCGCGGCGATCCGCGAGACCCGGCCCGATCTGGTGTTCGCGCCGCACGTCGAGACCGCGTCGGGGATGATGCTGCCGGACGACTACGTGCGTGCGGTCGCCGACGCGGTGCGTGAGGTCGGCGGCCTGTTCGTGCTCGACTGCATCGCCTCCGGCACGATCTGGGTGGACATGGCTGCAAGCGGCGTAGACATCCTCATCAGCGCGCCACAGAAGGGCTGGAGCGCGCCACCGTGCTGCGCCTTGGTGATGCTCGGCGAGCGAGCGCGCGAGCGCATCGAGGCGACCGTCAGCACCAGCTTCGCGTGCGATCTGAAGAAGTGGCTGCAGATCATGGAAGCCTACGAGAAGGGCGGCCACGCCTACCACGCGACCATGCCGACCGACGCGCTGACCGCGCTGCGCGACGTGATGCTGGAGACCGAGTCCTACGGCTTCGACAAGGTGAAGGCGGAGCAGCAGGAGCTGGGCCGGCGCGTGCGCGCAGTGCTCGCCGCGCACGGCTTCCCCAGCGTCGCAGCGCCGGGCTTCGAGGCGCCGGGCGTGGTCGTGTGCTACACCGACGACCCCGAGATCCAGTCTGGCCGCAAGTTCATCGCCGAAGGCCTGCAGACCGCCGCCGGCGTGCCGCTGCAGTGCGACGAGCCGGCCGACTTCCGCAGCTTCCGCATCGGCCTGTTCGGCCTCGACAAGCTGCATACGATCGAACGCAGCGTGAAATCGCTGGAACAGGCGCTCGACGCGATCCGCCCCGCATAG
- a CDS encoding alpha-2-macroglobulin family protein, protein MRFGKAGSRGFGVAPIALVVVLVAALGGYFLATREETETGSVPFELVDGAPRDLDGSPALALSFSLPLDARGDHDKFLQVLEMPSPGHAAEGSSAGVHYEDEEDGSTTSAVSNASSREAADTATEGGKPVAGAWVVGENPRLLFFPHVKPQTRYVVRVMTGLPAKNGSKLDAEARFSIRMGTVAPAFYFASRGMVLPAGQNGGLPVTTVNVPEVDIQFLKVKPERLSEFLDQVVAGQATRDASADTEDGDSYDEDAYYYGDARTRLKGAVDGWQLDQLHRLTTSAFIGRFVTEQKPDRRRVTFIPVEDIPALREPGVYVAVMSQPNRFRHEFQTTYFYVSDLGLHVRQYAAGADAWVSSLASGKAVSGAELSWIDGEGKTLARGETDGDGRAQFAERPKGARVLTARKGEHLSLIALKEPALDLGEFDIGGTPFVPVRLFAYSGRNLYRPGERFDVSVIARDADGRPVPPQPIQAALRRPDGKLQWTRTWKPQELDPGYYTQAIELPVDAATGSWALELRTDPAASTTAAVMRFGAEEFLPERMKLELTSSADSLADDASWRIDVSGRYLYGAPAAGNSLVGVVNTERNRNPLAQKLPGFVFGDADEDTVKSRTELPENALDDNGKAHIEVDLEPVAGRRSPFTVRATIGLLESGGRPVIRSIERVHWPAPVLVGVRPLFVGAYAREGATAEFEVVRADTAGTLAAGTALPVRLFRENRNYYWRFDDQRGWNSGFTETDELVMTTQVSMPAGGRGKLALPVKYGRYRLEILDPETQQTARYRFYAGWSAQDDETRGVRPDLVALKLDKAAYADGDTARLTIAPPHAGEALVTVEGNRTLWVRRLSVGADGTTIDIPVDKEWKRHDLYVSVMVLRPGSSGEMITPARALGLIHLPLDRSTRKLDVALEAPQKMKPEQPLKVRVKVPEAKGQKAMVTLSAVDAGILNITAFKSPDPFAFFFARLRYGADAHDVYGRLIEKMAGDKGRLKFGGDAAPKPTKSLPKKVRLVDIFSGPVALDDQGEAEISLPVPDFNGSLRLMAVATSGERFGMQEAEVVVAAPLVVELATPRFLSVGDSAVLALDVQNLSGAAQDVRISVTNGDGLEIRAGEQRIALKDQQKRILRIPIEAGSALGLTELRVQVESDAAKLDRSFPLQVQAPTPRQSVLKRVALAPGETVEVRDAELGGFLKPSVAATLAVSDKAPIDVRNAVRGLLTYPYGCTEQTTSTAYPHVFIDEAAAKQFGLKPYTPAQRAEMLEKAIGRLAGMQAPNGGFSLWGNVGNYEYWLSAYVTNFLLDAREQGFNVPAEMEKRAVEFLLKGLQEGVAGLPREAVKYSADSVWTDHRYAGSGRFAVLAYGAYVLARQGKAPLATLRQLHESQAAAHSGLGLVQLGIALKLMGDEARATSALEAGMRKNRPDNYWWGDYGSNLRDWALMYVLLEKHGLKPEGRENLVNLVAAELDRGRDYHSTQEKLALFLLGRSFVTGEGGRWTADAASAGSTQAIGGKGTQFLSLSAEDVAGGVRLTNTHQERLFAELNLAGNPATMPAARRDAFDLRREWYTPDGQPLGKRPLRVGETLIVRLRVLTAGRHSNGLVVDYVPAGVEIENANIVQGEQSAISIAGIDPRQAMQDAAIQHVEFRDDRFVVAAKLRGEMNFFYRVRVVTPGRFVVPPTYAEDMYQPYIYGLAGGDETLQITDGSHGGGSDGADGGQ, encoded by the coding sequence ATGCGGTTCGGAAAGGCTGGTTCAAGGGGATTCGGCGTTGCGCCGATCGCGCTCGTCGTCGTTCTGGTGGCGGCGCTTGGCGGCTACTTCCTCGCGACGCGCGAGGAGACCGAAACCGGCAGCGTGCCCTTCGAACTCGTGGACGGCGCCCCGCGCGACCTCGACGGATCGCCGGCCCTCGCGCTGTCGTTCAGCCTGCCGCTCGACGCCCGCGGCGATCACGACAAGTTTCTCCAGGTGCTGGAGATGCCCTCTCCCGGCCACGCTGCGGAAGGTTCGTCGGCGGGCGTGCACTATGAAGACGAGGAAGACGGCAGCACGACCTCCGCGGTCAGCAACGCGAGCAGCCGCGAGGCGGCCGACACGGCGACCGAGGGCGGCAAGCCGGTCGCCGGCGCCTGGGTCGTCGGCGAGAACCCGCGGCTGCTGTTCTTCCCGCACGTCAAGCCGCAGACCCGCTACGTCGTGCGCGTGATGACCGGTCTGCCGGCGAAGAACGGCAGCAAGCTCGACGCGGAGGCGCGCTTCTCCATCCGCATGGGCACGGTCGCCCCGGCCTTCTACTTCGCCAGCCGCGGCATGGTCCTGCCCGCCGGGCAGAATGGCGGCCTGCCGGTCACCACCGTGAACGTGCCCGAGGTCGACATCCAGTTCCTCAAGGTCAAGCCGGAGCGCCTGTCGGAATTCCTCGACCAGGTCGTGGCCGGCCAGGCAACCCGCGATGCGTCCGCCGACACCGAGGACGGCGACTCCTACGACGAGGACGCGTACTACTATGGCGACGCGCGCACGCGGCTCAAGGGCGCCGTCGACGGCTGGCAGCTCGACCAGCTGCACCGTCTCACGACCAGCGCCTTCATCGGCCGCTTCGTCACCGAGCAGAAGCCCGACCGCCGCCGCGTGACCTTCATTCCGGTCGAGGACATCCCGGCGCTGCGCGAACCCGGCGTGTACGTCGCGGTGATGTCGCAGCCGAACCGCTTCCGCCACGAGTTCCAGACCACCTATTTCTACGTCAGCGATCTCGGCCTGCACGTGCGCCAGTACGCCGCCGGCGCCGACGCCTGGGTGAGTTCGCTCGCCAGCGGCAAGGCCGTAAGCGGCGCCGAGCTGAGCTGGATCGACGGCGAGGGCAAGACCCTGGCGCGCGGCGAGACCGACGGCGACGGACGGGCGCAATTCGCCGAACGCCCGAAGGGCGCGCGCGTGCTGACGGCACGCAAGGGCGAGCACCTGTCGCTGATCGCCCTGAAGGAACCGGCGCTCGACCTCGGCGAATTCGATATCGGCGGCACGCCCTTCGTCCCGGTGCGCCTGTTCGCCTACAGCGGACGCAACCTGTACCGTCCGGGCGAACGCTTCGACGTGTCGGTGATCGCACGCGATGCCGACGGCCGCCCCGTGCCGCCGCAGCCGATCCAGGCCGCGCTGCGCCGACCGGACGGCAAGCTGCAATGGACCCGCACGTGGAAGCCGCAGGAACTCGACCCCGGCTACTACACGCAGGCGATCGAACTGCCGGTCGACGCCGCGACCGGCTCGTGGGCGCTCGAACTGCGCACCGACCCGGCGGCCAGCACGACCGCGGCGGTGATGCGTTTCGGCGCCGAGGAATTCCTGCCCGAGCGCATGAAGCTCGAGCTCACGAGCAGCGCGGACAGTCTCGCCGACGACGCGAGCTGGCGCATCGACGTGAGCGGGCGCTACCTTTACGGCGCCCCCGCGGCGGGCAATAGCCTGGTCGGCGTCGTCAACACCGAGCGCAACCGCAATCCGCTGGCGCAGAAACTGCCCGGCTTCGTGTTCGGCGATGCGGACGAGGACACAGTCAAGTCGCGCACCGAGCTGCCGGAGAATGCGCTCGACGACAATGGCAAGGCGCATATCGAAGTGGATCTCGAGCCGGTCGCGGGGCGGCGCTCGCCCTTCACCGTGCGTGCCACCATCGGCCTGCTGGAGAGCGGCGGCCGGCCGGTGATCCGCAGCATCGAGCGCGTGCATTGGCCCGCACCGGTGCTGGTCGGCGTGCGCCCGCTGTTCGTCGGCGCCTACGCACGCGAAGGCGCCACGGCGGAGTTCGAAGTGGTACGGGCCGATACAGCCGGCACCCTCGCGGCGGGCACCGCACTTCCGGTGCGGCTGTTCCGCGAGAACCGTAACTATTACTGGCGCTTCGACGACCAGCGCGGCTGGAACTCGGGCTTCACCGAGACCGACGAGCTGGTCATGACGACGCAGGTTTCCATGCCCGCCGGCGGCCGCGGCAAGCTCGCGCTGCCGGTCAAGTACGGCCGTTACCGGCTGGAAATCCTCGACCCCGAGACGCAGCAGACCGCACGCTACCGCTTCTACGCGGGCTGGAGCGCACAGGACGACGAAACGCGGGGTGTGCGCCCCGACCTCGTCGCACTGAAGCTCGACAAGGCGGCCTACGCGGACGGCGACACGGCGCGCCTGACCATCGCGCCGCCCCACGCCGGCGAGGCGCTCGTGACCGTCGAGGGCAACAGGACGCTGTGGGTGCGTCGGCTCTCGGTCGGCGCCGACGGCACGACGATCGACATCCCCGTCGACAAGGAATGGAAGCGCCACGACTTATACGTGTCGGTGATGGTGCTGCGCCCGGGCAGCAGCGGCGAGATGATCACGCCGGCACGCGCGCTCGGCCTGATCCACCTGCCGCTCGATCGCAGCACGCGCAAGCTCGACGTCGCGCTCGAAGCGCCGCAAAAGATGAAACCCGAACAGCCGCTGAAGGTGCGCGTGAAGGTACCCGAGGCTAAGGGCCAGAAAGCCATGGTCACGCTGTCCGCGGTCGATGCCGGCATCCTCAACATTACCGCGTTCAAGAGCCCCGACCCGTTCGCCTTCTTCTTCGCCAGGCTGCGCTACGGCGCCGACGCGCACGACGTGTACGGGCGCTTGATCGAGAAGATGGCCGGCGACAAGGGACGGCTCAAGTTCGGCGGCGACGCCGCGCCCAAGCCGACCAAGAGCCTGCCGAAGAAGGTGCGCCTGGTCGATATCTTCAGCGGCCCGGTGGCGCTCGACGACCAGGGCGAGGCCGAGATCTCGCTGCCGGTGCCGGACTTCAACGGCAGCCTGCGCCTGATGGCCGTCGCGACCAGCGGCGAGCGCTTCGGCATGCAGGAGGCCGAGGTCGTCGTCGCCGCGCCGCTCGTCGTCGAACTCGCGACCCCGCGCTTCCTGTCGGTCGGCGACAGCGCGGTGCTCGCACTCGACGTGCAGAACCTCTCCGGCGCCGCCCAGGACGTGCGCATCAGCGTGACGAACGGCGACGGCCTCGAAATCCGCGCGGGCGAGCAGCGGATCGCGCTCAAGGACCAGCAGAAGCGCATCCTGCGCATCCCCATCGAGGCGGGATCGGCGCTGGGGCTCACCGAGCTGCGCGTGCAGGTCGAGAGCGACGCGGCGAAGCTCGACCGCAGCTTCCCGCTGCAGGTGCAGGCGCCGACACCGCGCCAGTCGGTGCTGAAACGCGTCGCGCTCGCGCCGGGCGAAACGGTGGAAGTGCGCGACGCGGAACTGGGCGGATTCCTGAAGCCCAGCGTCGCGGCGACCCTGGCGGTATCCGACAAGGCGCCGATCGACGTGCGCAATGCCGTGCGCGGCCTGCTGACCTACCCCTACGGCTGCACCGAACAGACGACGAGCACCGCTTACCCGCACGTGTTCATCGACGAGGCGGCCGCGAAGCAGTTCGGCCTCAAGCCCTACACGCCGGCGCAGCGCGCCGAGATGCTGGAGAAGGCGATCGGGCGGCTGGCCGGGATGCAGGCGCCCAACGGCGGCTTCAGCCTGTGGGGCAACGTCGGCAACTACGAGTACTGGTTGTCGGCCTACGTCACGAACTTCCTGCTCGACGCACGCGAACAGGGCTTCAACGTCCCGGCCGAGATGGAGAAGCGCGCCGTCGAATTCCTGCTCAAGGGCCTGCAGGAGGGTGTCGCCGGCCTGCCGCGCGAAGCGGTGAAGTACAGTGCGGATTCGGTATGGACCGACCACCGCTACGCCGGTTCGGGCCGCTTCGCGGTGCTCGCCTACGGCGCCTACGTGCTCGCGCGCCAGGGCAAGGCGCCGCTCGCGACGCTGCGCCAGCTGCACGAATCGCAGGCCGCGGCGCACTCCGGACTCGGGCTGGTGCAGCTCGGGATCGCGCTGAAGCTCATGGGCGACGAGGCGCGCGCGACGAGCGCGCTCGAGGCCGGCATGCGCAAGAACCGGCCGGACAACTACTGGTGGGGCGACTACGGCAGCAACCTGCGCGACTGGGCGCTGATGTACGTGCTGCTCGAGAAGCACGGCCTCAAACCGGAAGGGCGCGAGAACCTCGTGAACCTCGTCGCCGCCGAACTGGACCGCGGCCGCGATTACCACAGCACCCAGGAGAAGCTCGCACTGTTCCTGCTCGGGCGCAGCTTCGTCACCGGAGAAGGCGGCCGCTGGACGGCCGACGCCGCCAGCGCCGGCAGCACGCAGGCGATCGGCGGCAAGGGCACGCAGTTCCTGTCCCTGTCCGCCGAGGACGTCGCCGGCGGCGTACGCCTCACCAACACCCATCAGGAAAGGCTCTTCGCCGAACTCAATCTCGCGGGCAACCCCGCGACGATGCCCGCGGCGCGGCGCGATGCCTTCGACCTCAGGCGCGAGTGGTACACGCCGGACGGCCAACCGCTCGGCAAGCGGCCGCTGCGCGTCGGCGAGACGCTGATCGTGCGCCTGCGCGTGCTCACCGCCGGCCGCCACAGCAACGGCCTGGTCGTCGATTACGTGCCGGCGGGGGTCGAGATCGAGAACGCCAACATCGTGCAGGGCGAGCAGTCGGCGATCAGCATCGCCGGCATCGACCCGCGCCAGGCGATGCAGGACGCCGCGATCCAGCACGTCGAGTTCCGCGACGACCGCTTCGTCGTTGCCGCGAAACTGCGGGGCGAGATGAACTTCTTCTATCGCGTGCGCGTTGTCACGCCGGGACGCTTCGTCGTGCCGCCGACCTACGCGGAGGACATGTACCAGCCCTACATCTACGGCCTGGCCGGGGGCGATGAAACGCTGCAGATCACCGACGGAAGTCATGGCGGAGGCAGCGACGGGGCCGACGGCGGGCAATGA